The genomic interval AATTCGTGAAGGTGCAAAAGCAGTTCTACAGGGACTTCTCTTCCGTTTCACTTGGAGCCCCTCTGAAGAGCTGTGACGCTCCATTGCTGGGAGATTTGTGCAGTCAGTATCGCGCCATTCTCGCTCACACATCAGCGGACGTGATTCCAGGCCAGGATCGCCATAATCCAGGGTGCAACTATCAGCAGAGCAGGcgggcacacacacagctaCTGAGCAAGGAGCAGCAACTGGAGCAGGAGCGCAAGATGGCCCAGAAGGCAAAGTTCGAGAGGCTGCCCACCAATGTGGTTCCACGACACTACGAGCTCCTCCTGCAGCCCAATCTCAAGGAGTTCACCTTCACGGGCAAGACCGTAGTGCAAGTCAATGTGAGTACAGAGGGCCTTGGGTCTTGGGCCATGGTGTTCAGCTAGTAAGCGGTTTCAGTTAGGGAGTTGCGACTGTATCCTCCgtctctttccatttctcttCGCTCCAGCCACTTTCACTTTTCCCGCATTGTTATTTTCTGCGCCCCATTGTGTGAACTTTTTCCTCTGACgtgtgcaaaaatatttcgGATCTGGTTGGATCGCATCGGATCGGACAATCTCCTTGTTAACTCTTGTTTCTCTTTATGctgcaatttgcatgcaagCAAACACACAGACTGATGGGCAGATATAGAGATATAGATACGAGTACACCCACTAGGAAGTGCGATTTCTTTGTCGGCAGAAGGAATGACTGGCGAATTGGACATGGCACTCGAGGGTACCGCGCAAAATTATTCGAGACAATCTCTTTTTGCAAACGCCGCTCATAACGGTGgattttgtttacgttttgtttGCGTCAGCGGCGGAAATGATAATCCACTCAAAAGTCGCACTTTTAATACCCTTAAACCAAGATCAACTTAAGCGCGGACATTGGTACTTCTAACCAAATACAAAATCTATAAACTAACATAAATTTCTTGGAGTTTAGAAACTTATCCtttctatataaataatatcaatACAAGCTTAgttaaaattctttaaattagtCTTAAAGATACATATCAATGAAGTGCAAAATTATTCATCTCTTATAAAAGCCTTTACTGGTTATTCatataaatcaacaaaaatgttttcaagcTGCGAGCTTATGCAAATTGGTAATTCTTTTTAAGACGGCGTTTAAAGGAGAAAGAATTACGATACCATTAGGTTAGTTCATAAACTAGAGATTCAATCGATTGGATCCTCCCTTGGTCAGTGTATGAATTTCGCCAAAAACTCGTTTTGAACGCTTTGATCGCCTGGCTTAAGCCGGAAACCTACAACAAAGTCCAGAAAGCCGCATTTCTACGACCTTGAAGTAACTGTTTGTGGGTTCTGGCCATTCTTGTCGACCAACTCGGCTAACTGTTTCTGCTGACTGGTTTTGGGCTTAAAGTTTCGGGTTGCTCACCTAACGGTTACTGATTATTTTGCAGGTCAAGGAGCCCACTACTCAGATAACCCTGAATGCCCTGGACATTGTGCTCGATTCGGTGGAGCTCCACTATGAGTGCAGCAAACTGAAGCCCGAGAAGATAGTGTACTCCGCGGAAAATGAGACGGCCACGCTGGAGTTTGCCCAAGAGATTCCGGCGGAGACTCAGGGCGTACTGCACATGTCCTTCACGGGCGAGTTGAACGACAAGATGAAGGGCTTCTACAGGAGCAAGTACTTCGGGCCGAACGGCGATGAGCGCTATGCGGGCGTCACCCAGTTTGAGGCCACCGATGCCCGACGCTGCTTCCCCTGCTGGGACGAGCCCGCCATCAAAGCCACCTTCGACATCACACTGGTGGTGCCCAAGGATCGGGTGGCTCTGTCGAACATGCCGGTCATCAAGGAGGATTCTCTGCCAGACGGCCTGCGACGAGTGCGCTTCGACCGCACGCCCATCATGTCCACCTACCTGGTGGCCGTCGTTGTGGGCGAGTACGACTATGTCGAGGGCAAGTCCGACGATGGCGTCCTCGTCAGGGTTTTCACACCCGTTGGCAAACGCGAGCAGGGAACCTTCGCTCTGGAGGTGGCAACCAAGGTGCTGCCGTACTACAAGGACTACTTCAACATCGCCTATCCGCTGCCCAAGATGGACCTCATTGCCATCTCCGACTTCTCTGCCGGCGCCATGGAAAACTGGGGCCTGGTCACCTATCGCGAGACCTTCGTGCTAGTGGATCCCAAGAACACCTCGCTGATGCGCAAGCAGTCGATTGCACTGACAGTGGGTCACGAGATTGCCCATCAGTGGTTCGGTGAGTACTACTTTCCATATCCGGTAACAACGAAACCACGAGGATTGCCCTCATTGCTCTGATCCCTCAGTGGGATTGTCTTAAAATTCACCAGCAGTCTTTACACAGTCTTCAAGATCAGTTCTGATTCACTGATGTATTCAGTTCAGCTCGTCTGACGCAGAAGCACCTGAAACCCAATTTGGTATTCAGATAGCTTAGGAATCGATTCTACAATAGGGTTTTAGTGTCAATGTCTTGACTCCgatgtttaaaatttatcaGTTTTGGGTAATCCCTGGTTGATGACCTTTAATATTTCTGAACTTAAATTATCTTAATTATCCTTCCATAAATCTCTAATCAATCCATTTAACTGTAGGCAATCTGGTAACTATGGAGTGGTGGACCCATCTTTGGTTGAACGAGGGCTATGCCTCTTTCGTGGAGTTCCTGTGCGTACATCACCTTTTCCCCGAGTACGATATCTGGACGCAGTTCGTCACAGACATGTACACGCGAGCCCTGGAGCTGGACTCTTTGAAGAACTCGCATCCCATCGAGGTGCCCGTAGGCCATCCGTCCGAAATCGACGAGATCTTCGATGAGATCAGCTACAATAAGGGTGCTTCGGTGATTCGCATGCTGCACGACTACATCGGCGAGGATACCTTCAGAAAGGGCATGAATCTGTATCTAACTCGTCATCAGTACGGAAACACCTGCACCGAGGACTTGTGGGCTGCTCTGCAAGAAGCCAGCTCCAAGAATGTGGGCGAAGTGATGTCCTCGTGGACACAGCACAAGGGCTTCCCAGTGGTTAGCGTCGAGTCGGAACAAACAGGCAAGAACCAACGTCTGCTGCGCCTCAAGCAGTGCAAGTTCACGGCCGATGGCTCGCAGGCGGACGAGAATTGCCTCTGGGTGGTGCCCATTTCGGTGTCCACCGCCAAGAATCCCACAGGGATCGCCAAGACCTTCCTGCTGGACAAGCCCTCAATGGAGGTGACCCTCGACAACGTCGATGAGGACGATTGGATCAAGATTAATCCGGGAACAGTGGGTTACTATCGCACCCGCTATTCGCAAGAAATGTTGGAACAGCTGATGCCTGCAGTGGAAAAGATGGAGCTGCCGCCTCTAGATCGCCTGGGATTAATCGATGATATGTTTGCCATGGTGCAGGCGGGTCACGCAAGTACTGCCGACGTTCTGGCTCTGGTGGATTCGTACAGAAACGAGACGAACTACACGGTGTGGACTGCTATCACCAATTCGCTTACCAATCTGCACATTCTTATCTCGCACACCGATCTCATGGAGGACTTCCATCGCTTCGGAAGGAATCTGTACGAGCCGGTGGCCTATCGCCTTGGCTGGGAGCCACGCGATGGCGAGAATCACCTGGACACTTTGCTCAGGAGCCTGGTGCTCACCCGCTTGGTCTCCTTCCGCAGCAGCGACACCATCGAAGAGGCGCAAAACCGCTTCCGCAGTCACGTGAACGGCACAGAACTGCTGCCGGCTGATCTGCGCACCACGTGCTACAAGGCTGTCCTGCAGGATGGCGACGAAAAGATCTTTGAGGAGATGCTTGATCTGTACAGAGCCACCGATTTGCATGAGGAACAGGACCGTATCTCGCGAGCTTTGGGTTGTTGCGGGGATGTTTCGCTGTTGCGTCGTGTCATTGACTTTGCCATGTCGGTGGGTATTCCTCATCTCAGAAAAAAGGCATATTAATTTATCTATTTAATATCTTTAGGGTGAAGTGAGGGCTCAGGACTCTGTGTTTGTAATTGTCGCCGTGGCCATCAACCCCAAGGGTCGTGACATGGCTTGGGACTTCTTTAAGGAGAACAACAAACAGCTCCTGGAACGCTACCAGGTGAGTGGACCaccatttgtttatataggtttaaatatacaaatatccATTTGTGGTTTCAGGGTGGCTTTCTACTTTCCCGTCTGATTAAGTATCTCATCGAGAACTTCGCTTCTGAGGAGCGCGCCAAAGAGGTGGAAGAGTTCTTCCAGGTCAACCAAATCCCCGGCTGCGAGCGTACTGTATCTCAGGCGGTGGAGACGATCCGCCTCAACGCCGCCTGGCTGCAGCGTGATCGCGATCAGTTGGCGACGTTCCTCAGGGATGACGAATAAACGTTATTGCGCTCGCCAGCATACCAAAGCATTTAACAACAATCACCAGCAGTGTAACCACAGCAACGCAGCACCATCAAGAGCACCAGTAAAACTACAGCTAATATCTCCATAACACCACACGACCAAAGCCGTCACAAATGAAGAAAACAAAGGGCAAACGTACTCCTAAAGATGAAAGCCAAATAGGTTAGCTTTAGTCAAGGATCCACCTACAGCCACTGCTCCAACCGGGCGTGcttacatacgagtatattaaTTGACTACTCGCCCTAACACAAGGGCGGACTTGGACGCAGACCCCTAGCAGCATTTAAGACCCCTAAGCTTATCGAATGTGTATTTCCATTCAACATTTCTATCCCCTGAAAATTATGTACGTGTTGAGTttattacaataaataaatgcaattcctAGTAAGAGTCAAAACCAATTGAAGGcgaattatttaattgaatgtgCATTCGGGTATTTAGAAAGCagacaattcaatttaaaaaattaacgAAGTTTAGTGAACTATCTTGCtactaaataaaaacttttgacttatttttacatttgttATTCGATCCAATTTATATTAAGTCTATATATTGTTTATGTACAATTCAGAATGCGAAGAACTTGTGCTTTTCACGATAGGGTCTACTTCAGCTTCATCTCCTCggtgttattattgttattctCGAATTTCTGGGCCCTGCGCTTCAATTCCTGGGATTGGGTCCAGAAAGTGGACAGCCGCTGATCGCTGTTCGAGCAGAACTCGCGGAAGTCCTTTAGCATCTTCAGCTGAAAGAGCTCGCCGTCCGCGGAGTTGTTTATGGTCTGCGCCTTCCACTTTTTGTTCGGAATCATGTGGTTCCACGCCCACAAGAAACCCACTTTCTTGGGCACGTTTGTGTTGTTCGTGTGCCCATAGACGCAGCGCGTGACATTTGCCTCCTTTAGGATGGGCGATTCCACCTGGTAATTGTTCGTAGCGCAGCTGGAAAAGAGGCGCGATTAGAAGGTATCAAGGGGTATCAAGGGGTATACATCTTACCGGATCAAGGCAAACATGTTGCCCGTGCAGTGCACGTACTGGTACTCCTTGGGCAGCTGCAAAAGTGAATTGGGATTGTAATGAAAAATGTCCAACGAGTTCTGGTTAGCTAACTCACATCTTTGCCGACGCTGTACTTCTTCTCCAAAACGCAGGGCAGGAATCCAAACTTGCCCAAAATGGCTTCCTGGAGGAACAGCATTCTGTCTGCTCTGCTTTCCTCGGGGAATTCTGCAATCATAAATCAGTCAATAAAgaagctaaaaagttgaaaagaaATATCTTAAAATACCATCGAAAAGAGCAGCTCCATTGGGCAGGAATGTAGTGCAAAGAGGAATGAAAATGGGTCCTCTTAGAGGATCTGACTTCTTGGTGAAAGGCTCTGCCATGGGATCAGCTGGCACTGATACCAGGAAATTGAACTGATTCGCCTTGCGCATCCAGCCGCCAATCTGAGTatataaagaatatacaaTAAGGATTCAAGGATATTAAGTGAATGGCGTTTAAAACCCACCAAGTCAGCCACAATAGGACCCGATGAAGTGACCCACTCCACCACTATCTCAAAGGCGAATCTTGGCTGCAGCACTGTGTGATGCTTCACATGTCCCCATTCCATTCGATCGCTCTTCTGGTTCACATCGATCTCCAAATGCGACTGTCGATACACCCGCTCTGGGAATTCAGAATTATTGGGTTACTTCATCTTCAGCTAATAATATTAACCAATACgaactgttgctgctggtttcTGTCCAGGATTGGGGAGCAGGCGAGTCCCTCAGGAAATTGGGCACCGGAGTGGTCACGGGCTCATCGTGCCAGAGAAAACTACAACCCTGAAACTCGATCTCCAGCCACTCGTTTACAAACGCACTGTAGTCATCCAAAGGTGGGGCATAATCTAAACGATGCGGTGTCGTTTTAAAAgtcatttttaattgctgacCAAAAATAAGTATGGAGCATACCACCTTTGGCGTTTTTGTCCTGCTGCACCACATAGTAGAAGACAAAGCCAGGCACCACGGGCTTCTTCCAATCCCCCGAGGCATGGCAGATCATCCGCTCTCTGCAGGGAACACAATtgaatacatttatatttagctCAACTCAAGAAACCCACTTGCGCATGGCCTCCAGCAGATCCAGAGGATGTCGTCCGTTGTTCAGGCGGGTTTTCAGCCACATTAGTGCGTCGTAGGACACAAATGTGCAGGAGGGGAGCGACTGCGTCTGCGAGAAGAAGCCCACTCCGTTCACTGGGTGCTTCATGGCCTCAAAGATTTCGGGCAGCGTGGCATTCGGGCTGAACTTGATGTCAACCGGAAAACTGTAAGGAATACCATTAATAGCTGAATGGAACTACTCTTGGGAAACTCACCCATCGTCCTGATCATCTCTGGCGGCGATTCCTGGGGCTGCCGCAGCATCGGTGGCGGGAAAGATCCGTGGAATCCGACCGTTCTCCAGTTTGGGGCGCACATTGATGCTGTCATGTGAAGTAGCAGAAATATATGGATTAGACGGATCATTCGTGAAGTTCAACACATCAGTTCCATATCCATGTTGGGTCTTGTGTGTTGTATCTGGGTTGGGGATACAGGAATCAGCAGGCCAATTGTGTGTCGGGGGTGGGTTAGGGATTTCGGGTATGAGATTGTGAGGGGATTAGTCGAGTGGTGGTAAATAAACGGAGCCAGGACGGATGGTATCCGGTAGCCTGGCCCTCTGGGTGGCACAAACCTTTGCTGCGGTGAGTTTAATTGGTTATGATGCTTTTCAGTGATTCTAGGTGTGTCATGCTGCTGAAAGccaaataccaaataaaattatataaaaagtaCGTAACAAAACCAAAGGAAATGAAACAGCCAGCCAACGAAATCTGAGAAACGGGATGCACAAATCAACAGGACTACGAGTACAATACAAAAAGGGGGTAAACTAAACAACAAGCCAGCAACAGTATATACAATTAGCCTAAGCCCAGTACCCTGGGATACCTTGGAGTAGACCAGCTAGGACCAGCAGCCAAACAAATCCCCAGCGAATCGTGCAGTTTCTACCAGGGACCGCAAGTAACAATCTATCTACAAAAGCCATTAGGTAACCAATTGAATGGAACTCTTACATTATGATTAGCTTTCAAGTAGAACTGCAGATCAAAGTATATTCTATTGCTATGCAGTTCCACTTCGAAAGAGGGAAATacttgaaattgaaaataaggATACACAACTAAGCTAAACAACCATTACGGTCCCTGATTTATGCAATGCAAGTACAAAGTGTTTAGATGTGAGGTTTGTGGACGTGTATGTTTGTGTACAAGGGCGATAAGGGACCTTAGATCTAATTTTTGGAGTCGATATAAAAACCTGGGTCGCTTCTCCGGCAGTCGATTGCTGCCGACTCGCTCCCGGAACGGAGAGTTCGTGAGTCCCTGGGGAGATGGGTTCGTTTTCGGATACGGAGCGAATTGGGGCAGGTCGAAAGTGGGTGGCGGGTAGACAGAGACGTTGGAAAGAGAGACAAAAGTATTAGATATCGTCTTCCATCAGCAGTTCTCTCGGAGTAATCAAAACTATTGAACTTGAACGTGCGCATTTGAGAGTAATAAAGATTTGAAATTAGGCAAAAGTGCGCAGTTTAGATGAAACAAAACGTTAATTTTTTCAGATAAGTTAAGTAGATAACCTGGTTAGGCTGAGGCCTGGATATAATGCTGGTACTGTGTCTCCGCTTGGTTATGTGGGCGATGGGGCTGTCCTGCAAAAGTGAGGCGAGATACTCGATACATCAGGGAAGAGGCAACGGGCACTAAAAGCGGGCTTCACGATGCAAGGTTAATTGGTTTGGTTGAACAGTAGTGTTTATGCGTCTTCTTCCTAAATGCTTGCTTGATGTTTAAGCAAGACTAAAGGTCATGCCAGTTCGTTGCTGCATATACGATTAACTTTATAACATAGTTTTTTAAAGCGGAATCGTATATACAAAAACTTTGACTAGAGATATAATTTAACAATCGAAAGCTTCTTGATCATAAAATAGTTCTTGTTACTTAACAGTCATTGCCTAATCAATACAATACTTCTCCGCCTTCAACACAGCTGTCGGGACGATTAGTCAATTAGGAGTCAGAACGCAATTACAGAATTAACGCAACGGATCACGAATGCacaaaagccaagccaagGAATCGATTCTATCTTACTCTCGCCTTGCGCGCATACTGCCGCTTTAGCTTGCTGACCGCCTCGATCAGTCGGACAAAGTCCTCGACCTGCTCCCGGGTGTTATCCGCAGTCACATCGGGGAATATGTCGCATCGCTGACAACTGGCGATCTTGCTCACAATGTTCTCCCTGGGCAGCAGGTACATTCGATAGCGCCAGTACTTGAGACTCTGCGataaaaaattgcattaagATTGGCAGTTATAGGATGCCAGATGCTAGAATATACCTCCATGAGTGGGTAATCCACATCACCACGCGTGCAGATGTACAGGTCCATGTGGTTCCAGTTGAAGTTCTCCAGCTTCTCGGTGGTGAAGTTCACGCCGGAGATTTCGTAGGTCTCGTGCTGTGGCGCATGGAAACGGTATCGGTAGTCCACGTTTATCGGCGGATACGGGTGTCTAGAAGAGGAATCTTTCAATTTAGGATTCAAAATAGCAAAACCGGCTGCAACTCACCTGGGTCTGTAACCAGTGACCGTGATCACCGAGCCGCTCAACGAGATCTTGTGAAAGATGCGGCCAATGGAGAGGAGGTACTCCTTGTTGGTCTCGCACGGCGGCTTCACCGGCAGCACTGCAGATGCCGAGGAGCAACCGCCCGCAGTCGGAGGCTTCTCGTCGACCACGATTAGCTGGAAGCCCTGAGCCAAGCGCTGCGACACGATCTCCTTGCACACCTCCTCCGTGGAAAGGGGCTTGCGGTAAACGGCTCTGCTCTGGGCATAATCGTGATTGACATCATCGGGCAGCAGAGTGTAATCCGATATCACATAGTCGTTGTTCAGTGAACGCTTGTCCGGGAAGTAGTCCGTGGTGATGGGCAGACAGGCGGGGATCGTAAGCGACTTCCAATCGACGCCTGCAAACGGATCCACCAGCGATTAGCAGGACTCTCGGGAAGAATGAAGGGTTCAGAGCAGAGAGGAAGCCAACGCCGGTACAGGTGTGTAAATCAAAATCGCTCAAGCTAGAAGGTCTACGGAAATCATAACCAAGGAGGAGTTAGGACTCCAGTCCGGGACGAGAGCTGTCACCAACGGATGGGTTAGCGTGTGGAAGGTGTGCGTACGAGATacagtgggcggtgggcgtggcaagcaTGCTAACGCTACAAAACTACACAACGGCAACATGCTAGTGGTCGACATGCTCCCATCTCCGTGCGGATTACCAAATAGAGGGTTCCAACCACCATCTCCCGATGGGTGAGTCCGTGCGTGGTTGTGGTTTGGGTTTCTGGGTTGTGCAGTTTTGGGTGGAGAGTTCTACCAACTACGGATTAAGCTATAATTATAGTGGATGGGTAACTACATGCGAGGGTTTCTGGTGCAGTGACTAGGCTTAAGGGGTTTAAGCGGGTGAGTGCAAAGCAAAGGTACACTACAGACTTGGATGAGGGTCACCCACAGGCAAATATGATGCTATCGAACACCTGTCATGTGGTCTTTGATCCCTAAAGTTACatcaatatattttgattaacGCTATGCAAAGAAAAACGATTTAAAGTGATTCTGACATTAATAGTTATAGAGCAGAGTTGCTTATAagaaaataagtaaatatgttCTTTGATATTTGTAGTTAATCTTTGATGATACTAGGTAAACTCAGGAATAAATGCAGCAAGTACTTTCTGTTCTACTCAAAGCAGCAACTCAACATTGTTTCTACAAAAGCTTTCTAGACTAGGACTACTGTAAAGCCAAATTACTGATCCAAGGATCTCGAAGGATCTCCAAGGAACCAAGTGTATCTAGTCGTGTGTTTGGTGTGTGGTTGCAGTTGTGTTtatgtgtgcttgtgtttggATGCATCGCTAATGCTTTGTACAGAGTTCAAAAGTGgtgaatttgtttttgtccAAACCTATGATGATCTTTCCTCTTCCGCTACCCGCCTCCGCATCGGGGGGCGAGTCTACTGCCCTTAGTGCCTCCAGGCCGCCCAGATGATGATGCTCGCCCTCGACGATCGGCCTCAGATGCTTGACTAAACGATCGATGGATGGGGTTCGATGGAATACGTTTATGATGGGTTGCAAATTTCGATTCGATGGTTAGATCCGATTGGGTTTCATTCGTGGCGTTGTGTGGGTTGAGTGGGTGGGGGGAATAATGTGAATCATACGTTAAATTAGATTAGACTTAGTATTCGTTACTATACTATTTCGAGAAAGGTTTCTGGTTAGGATGAGCTACTTCGAATGCATTAATCCCTGGGGTTGCGGTTAATGGGCGGTGGCTTTTGTCTGCACCCGAAGCTGTGGCGGATCTCCACCAGGAAGGCGATGCCGCTGCCCAACAGTCCGCACAGAAACAGACTGAAGGCGGGCACCAGCAGATTGAGCGCCAGTGGACGGAGCCGCagcttctcctccagctccgCCAGCGTCGAGAAGTCCTTGAGATAGCCCATGCGATGAGCCATTCGATAGCAGGTTTCCAGCCACAGATCATGCAGCCCGGCCTGCTGGACATGCAGCAGGAATTGATGGAGGGCATCCTTGAGGTGTGAGTCTACCCTGAGCTGGTACTGATATGGAAAGGATCCATGGCAAATCGTGGAGAAGTAGAAGCGCTTCTTCCTCAGAAAGCGCTGCTGCAAATCAAAGAAACGCCACCGAATAGTACTGATGGGGTAAATGTAATCCGGATTCATGCTGATTCTCTTTTCGCTGAAGCTCTCGGCATCCGTGACGCTGAACTTTGTGCTAAACTGCTCCGCATGACCCAGGGAACCCACGATTGCATACACATCCGTGGGCAGTACGAGGATGCGATACGGCAGCAGAAACAGTTCATCCAAGCTGTCGACTGGTCTTCGTGTAAGAGTCACGGTCAAAGAAGATGTAAGTTTGGTGCTGTACGTTTGCGCAAGGATGAAAATGCCGCCGAGGATCAAAAAGGTACAGAACGTTCTGCCCGGCTTGCGGCTCCCATATCTGACTGGGTCGGCACCTGGCACTCCTAGTATGGCCCAGAAATGTCCGTCTGGCATCAGGCGGCGCACATACACGAAGTGCACCACAAGCAGGGCAACCAGCAGGCACAGCCACAGGGGTAAACTGAATGGCAGGAACACATAGAGGCTGCGCGAAATTTCATTGTCCAATGGGATCATGAAGCAGCGCCGTGCCACCT from Drosophila yakuba strain Tai18E2 chromosome 3L, Prin_Dyak_Tai18E2_2.1, whole genome shotgun sequence carries:
- the LOC6532383 gene encoding GATOR complex protein Iml1 isoform X3, which translates into the protein MKLYKLNTHTRGCNKSYDADLVMNLKDHPNANVGDVVEIYAPDEENGTHLLLQITEFNGSCGRDVISIESGIAIAFKMRSYSNVVMRIVNPADVALDSIEITFKDQYMGRSEMWRLKTYLTDTCVYVNKKIDYNDMQIRCQVYEMWSQGERVASGVITEDTKIVFRSSTSMVYLFLQMSSEMWDFDIHGDLYFEKAVNGFLTELFQKWRKLSCNHEVTIVLFSRTFYAAKSLDEFPEHMRDCLQQDYKGRFYEDFYRVAIQNERCDDWCTVLGQLRKLFTSYQATVLRYHERENMEIPPATNSSATQGNFLEVLNISLNTFEKHYLDRTFDRTGQLSVVITPGVGVFSVDRELTNITKQRIIDNGVGSDLVCVGEQPLHAVPLLKFHNKDTTLTSADDYSLPHWINLSFYSTNKKIAYSSFIPRIKLPLFGSQLTLHDGVGEGEGEENERHFLSCNQSEYKHNSLFDYDAYDEQIFQPLPAQSTCSLQRVVRAKKTSVPSLETYAYRNNDWENLTPTQIPAMRRKMSDPDIHHGTSAMLAALQPDTTNLSESLASEKNSRRAIVSIAPIVRPGRALINPFDPSQVTIKLTSNRRRWTHIFPKGPTGVLIQQHHYQAVPAKPNQPGQQRPLQQIQSICQSGSNNNNDQEDYGCENGEQYDRVSSHTLISKSASSHSFVMGDEKIDFFKRRQNSLMNPLPANVPNLTATQAKSYLWGATGEQEWTPAITTVKHLRPIVEGEHHHLGGLEALRAVDSPPDAEAGSGRGKIIIGVDWKSLTIPACLPITTDYFPDKRSLNNDYVISDYTLLPDDVNHDYAQSRAVYRKPLSTEEVCKEIVSQRLAQGFQLIVVDEKPPTAGGCSSASAVLPVKPPCETNKEYLLSIGRIFHKISLSGSVITVTGYRPRHPYPPINVDYRYRFHAPQHETYEISGVNFTTEKLENFNWNHMDLYICTRGDVDYPLMESLKYWRYRMYLLPRENIVSKIASCQRCDIFPDVTADNTREQVEDFVRLIEAVSKLKRQYARKARQHDTPRITEKHHNQLNSPQQSINVRPKLENGRIPRIFPATDAAAAPGIAARDDQDDGFPVDIKFSPNATLPEIFEAMKHPVNGVGFFSQTQSLPSCTFVSYDALMWLKTRLNNGRHPLDLLEAMRKERMICHASGDWKKPVVPGFVFYYVVQQDKNAKGDYAPPLDDYSAFVNEWLEIEFQGCSFLWHDEPVTTPVPNFLRDSPAPQSWTETSSNKRVYRQSHLEIDVNQKSDRMEWGHVKHHTVLQPRFAFEIVVEWVTSSGPIVADLIGGWMRKANQFNFLVSVPADPMAEPFTKKSDPLRGPIFIPLCTTFLPNGAALFDEFPEESRADRMLFLQEAILGKFGFLPCVLEKKYSVGKDLPKEYQYVHCTGNMFALIRCATNNYQVESPILKEANVTRCVYGHTNNTNVPKKVGFLWAWNHMIPNKKWKAQTINNSADGELFQLKMLKDFREFCSNSDQRLSTFWTQSQELKRRAQKFENNNNNTEEMKLK
- the LOC6532383 gene encoding GATOR complex protein Iml1 isoform X2; protein product: MKLYKLNTHTRGCNKSYDADLVMNLKDHPNANVGDVVEIYAPDEENGTHLLLQITEFNGSCGRDVISIESGIAIAFKMRSYSNVVMRIVNPADVALDSIEITFKDQYMGRSEMWRLKTYLTDTCVYVNKKIDYNDMQIRCQVYEMWSQGERVASGVITEDTKIVFRSSTSMVYLFLQMSSEMWDFDIHGDLYFEKAVNGFLTELFQKWRKLSCNHEVTIVLFSRTFYAAKSLDEFPEHMRDCLQQDYKGRFYEDFYRVAIQNERCDDWCTVLGQLRKLFTSYQATVLRYHERENMEIPPATNSSATQGNFLEVLNISLNTFEKHYLDRTFDRTGQLSVVITPGVGVFSVDRELTNITKQRIIDNGVGSDLVCVGEQPLHAVPLLKFHNKDTTLTSADDYSLPHWINLSFYSTNKKIAYSSFIPRIKLPLFGSQLTLHDGVGEGEGEENERHFLSCNQSEYKHNSLFDYDAYDEQIFQPLPAQSTCSLQRVVRAKKTSVPSLETYAYRNNDWENLTPTQIPAMRRKMSDPDIHHGTSAMLAALQPDTTNLSESLASEKNSRRAIVSIAPIVRPGRALINPFDPSQVTIKLTSNRRRWTHIFPKGPTGVLIQQHHYQAVPAKPNQPGQQRPLQQIQSICQSGSNNNNDQEDYGCENGEQYDRVSSHTLISKSASSHSFVMGDEKIDFFKRRQNSLMNPLPANVPNLTATQAKSYLWGATGEQEWTPAITTVKHLRPIVEGEHHHLGGLEALRAVDSPPDAEAGSGRGKIIIGVDWKSLTIPACLPITTDYFPDKRSLNNDYVISDYTLLPDDVNHDYAQSRAVYRKPLSTEEVCKEIVSQRLAQGFQLIVVDEKPPTAGGCSSASAVLPVKPPCETNKEYLLSIGRIFHKISLSGSVITVTGYRPRHPYPPINVDYRYRFHAPQHETYEISGVNFTTEKLENFNWNHMDLYICTRGDVDYPLMESLKYWRYRMYLLPRENIVSKIASCQRCDIFPDVTADNTREQVEDFVRLIEAVSKLKRQYARKARDSPIAHITKRRHSTSIISRPQPNQGLTNSPFRERVGSNRLPEKRPSINVRPKLENGRIPRIFPATDAAAAPGIAARDDQDDGFPVDIKFSPNATLPEIFEAMKHPVNGVGFFSQTQSLPSCTFVSYDALMWLKTRLNNGRHPLDLLEAMRKERMICHASGDWKKPVVPGFVFYYVVQQDKNAKDYAPPLDDYSAFVNEWLEIEFQGCSFLWHDEPVTTPVPNFLRDSPAPQSWTETSSNKRVYRQSHLEIDVNQKSDRMEWGHVKHHTVLQPRFAFEIVVEWVTSSGPIVADLIGGWMRKANQFNFLVSVPADPMAEPFTKKSDPLRGPIFIPLCTTFLPNGAALFDEFPEESRADRMLFLQEAILGKFGFLPCVLEKKYSVGKDLPKEYQYVHCTGNMFALIRCATNNYQVESPILKEANVTRCVYGHTNNTNVPKKVGFLWAWNHMIPNKKWKAQTINNSADGELFQLKMLKDFREFCSNSDQRLSTFWTQSQELKRRAQKFENNNNNTEEMKLK